GCGCGGCCGCTGAACTCGCGCAACACGCCCAGTCCCGCCAGCCGGTCACAGAAGCGCCGCGCCGCCCGGTCCGACATGCGCGCGACGCTGCCCTGCACCACCGGGCTAAGTGCCAGCGCCGGGGTAAGCGCATCGACCTTGAGCAGCAAATCCAAAGCCGCCGGCGCTGCCTTTGCCCGCAGCTTCGGCGCCACAGCCCGCAGCTTTGCCGCGCGGCGTGTCAGGTCACCCGCCAGGCGCTGCGCCCGCGGCGCCGATGTCACCACCGCCCGCGCGCAGGCCAGTTCCAGATCCGCGCCGCAGAGCGCCAGGTCACGTCTCGAAAAGCCCAGTGTGAGCACCGGCAGCAAAGACGGCCAACCCAAGGCTCCGGCCAGCGCCGCCTCCGCCGCCATCAGGGCGCCCGGCAAATCGCCGGGATGATCGGCCCGACTGTCTTCATAGGCTGTCGCCGCGGCCGCCAGCGGCGCGGTCTCCCCTGTCCCGGGCTCCAGCTGTTGCCGCGCCGCCCGTCGCCAGGCTTGAGCCACGCCGCCGGCCGGATCCGAGTGCTCTCCGGGGCGGATCAGATGCACGGCATCACGCAACGCCGCCAGCCCGGCGGGCCGTCCCATCAGTCGCAGACTGGCCTCGGCGGCCAGCAGCGCCATCCGGTCGCATAACAGTGCCATCGGCACCGCTGCGCGTCCCATCCCCACCGGATGCAGACTGGCGAGCGCCGCCCCGGCCAGAAACCGTGCCTGGTCAGCGTCTTGCGCGGTCTCGGCGCGTATCCATCCGGGCGGCAAATCGAAGCGAAACGTCCCGGTGAGGTCCTCTTCGGAGCCGACATCATTCCTCATATCCATGCGGAACGTTTACCATATGACG
This Paracoccus saliphilus DNA region includes the following protein-coding sequences:
- a CDS encoding DUF1403 family protein yields the protein MDMRNDVGSEEDLTGTFRFDLPPGWIRAETAQDADQARFLAGAALASLHPVGMGRAAVPMALLCDRMALLAAEASLRLMGRPAGLAALRDAVHLIRPGEHSDPAGGVAQAWRRAARQQLEPGTGETAPLAAAATAYEDSRADHPGDLPGALMAAEAALAGALGWPSLLPVLTLGFSRRDLALCGADLELACARAVVTSAPRAQRLAGDLTRRAAKLRAVAPKLRAKAAPAALDLLLKVDALTPALALSPVVQGSVARMSDRAARRFCDRLAGLGVLREFSGRAAFRIYGL